GTTAAAATAAAgtactttaaaaaataatcaagtaCAGATTGAAATGTACTGTTTCAGCAAGAGAGTATATTTCTAAACGTCAAAATACACTACCTGTTTtgaaaattgagaaaaaaaggaaaacttcACACAAAATATGTAACTTCTTTTAATTCCACTAGTATACTAGTAACAAATACGttacagtttgtttgtttgtttgtttatctgTTATACATCATGTCATAGGCCTCGACAGTTGTATTTTGGAAAACTAACAAGTAGAAAGTATGGATAACTTGATTTAAAAGTGGAAaatcataaaaagaaaagaaatacttAAGTAAAGCACTGATACCTGAAATAACTACTTGATCACAGTAACAACCTATTTGCAGTTGCTAACTTTGCCATTTTGTTGTACATGTTTGCAAAACAATATAATGCTGCTGAATATTCCCATGACAGACCGGTATTAAACCAAGAACTTTCCAACCTTTTCAACGAGCTCTGGAGACTGGATACGAATCGAATGACGCCTGGTGTAGATTACACCGTCTCTGTTCAAGTATGTAGACTCCactgtgattttgtttttttcctatgttttttattacaaatacatgtttcattttgtttgtgcAAGGGTCGAGCCGAGTTTGTGAGCCCTGGAAGTCAGATTGTACTTGATCATGCTTCTTTGCCGCTTTTCTCCAATGTCAATGAAGTCAAGATGAGGAACACCACCACCATCTCCAGTTAGTGCCAACTTTGATACCATCATATTGGGTCAAAAGTGTGAGCGATGATATTGATTCTAGTTTGTGAAAGGAAATTGGGGTCCATTAAAAGTCTAATTCTACTGTATCAATGACCCTTCAGGGCTTTTGAGGTTGCTGGATAACTACGAGAGGTCCACCGGCGTGGCTGAGCAAGTCACCGCCGTGGAGCGGGTAGAGACCAGCCGGTTCCTGGACGCCATCCTAGAGACAGAAGTCATGAAGGTACGGTTCATATATGGTTGGATGGTCTGTCCATGACTTCCCATTAGGGCTGAGTTTTGTGACCAAGGGCCACATTTggtttttaaaatggaccagGCAGGTCAATTTTAGATCAGGTTAAAAGAGTTAAAATTAGATAGTATGTAATCAGcattaataataaaacaattttgGAGGAAATAGCTAAATTCATGCAACAAATATTACAGAATGTTCTTTTTGGCCTTCTTGAATGGCTTCATGGGTGAGGCTGCAGCTGTTTCAGCTTTTCATTGGAAACATTCCTTCGCACACAGAGAACAGTAAACATGTGGAACATCTGTGTGCAGATGCTTCGTTCTCTCGGCCTCACTGCAGACTGGACTCGTACCAGTGCTTGAAGAATTTGTGGGAGGGGGCTGACTTtcgctgtcttttttttcttgttatgTAATAGCGCTTGTTTTTATTAGGGTCTCGATTTAACTGAAGCCCATCTCAGTcgagatttatttatgtatgtaaatgtattttattatttgtttatttatttatttatttatttatttatttgcagcaCACTCACAGATATCTAGTGAGTAAAGGACAGTCTTCATCTAACTTGAGACACTTTAAGAATCAGCTGCTCCTGATCTGGTTTCACCTCTACCACAGACAGAGGAACACTGGGTAAGAGCCTAATGACCTCGTGCATATTTTAAGACAGAGTGAATTTGGATGCTTTATGTGGAGTAAACGAAGGTATGTCGAGATGTCATTCAATCCTGTAGCTGTCTACTCTGTTGCctggctaaaaaaaacaaaaaaattaaagggacACCCAAAATATTTGGAATCTACAACTCATGTTTGGAATCGTTTTTGCAGGCCTGACTCCTGCGGCTTTGAGCATGTGTTTGTTGGAGAGATCAAATCTAGCAGTGAAATCACAGGCTTCCATAACTGGATCCAGTTCTACATGCAGGAAAAGGGCAGTCTGTTGGACTACAAAGGCTACAAGGCTAGACAACACGACTTGGTACGTCACAATAGTCTGTCTCTCGTCGCTATGGCCGTCACGTGACCAAACGCTCGCATCCCTCTTAGCCCGACGAGGACGACCATGTCATGAGCCTCCAGTTCAGCTGGCACAGCGTCCTCAAACCCGTGGGCAGCTCCTTCATCGGCACCAGCCCCGAGTTCGAGATGGCCCTCTTCACCGTTATCTTCCTCATGAACACGGAGAGAAGCACCACAGTACTGGTCAACATCGACCAGTGTCAAATGGAGCTGATGGTCGTCCGACACGGACGCTCCCTCGGCACCGCCTACCCCAGACTTCTCAGCAGCAACAGTAGACACATTAGGCAGCAGGCGTAATGATCTTCTGATTTTAATTCAGCTTTGCTTTACAGCGTCCCACTGAGATGGTATAGCGCTTCTCGGGAGACCAGGCcgaacaataataaaaataaatcgacTGAAATGTAATGTGTTATAATACTGATTTAACCATTAAAGGTTTAGCAATAAAACAAGCATgtaggcttttctttttttgcttatATTTTCAGTTCATTCACAGTAACAGCACATTTTTGTGAACATCACTTGCTGCTTACTGATTCATTTTGTCACatctcgtccccagccgtgtctaggttgtcatggtttctgtctgtctgtgtattcgcccctcccttcctgtgtcaactcACAAACCATgtactaatcacagtcacctacatctcgttacctgtctcgtatttaagtcctgtctgcgtgtcgcTTCCGGTCGGATCATTGTGTTGTTGCCGTCGTTATGTCTTGATGTCTCCATGtcctgttgttttcttgtctcACGTTCAGGTCAGTCAGTctagttattgttttgttaagtcatgtcagtttgccgagtctgtcttttgagttcccttcagtaaaccctggtccaagctgcatttggtcgccctgctccagccGATCCGTGTGCTTCAATCCCCATTCAGTGACACGGTACAAGTGTGAATGGTTTTCCGGAAATGTGTTCTATGGTAGACTGGGCAACCAGTTAGGGTGACCAAGAAGTTTACCTTAAATCAACTACGCTAGACTGCAGCTCCTTGAAATCCTGATAAAGAGACACAGAAAATAGATGGCGTTTTGGTGAATGCACCATTTGTAAGTCGCAACATTTAACGTCGGGTATTTCTTTCAAAATTGCCAAAAGGCAGTATATGCTAGTATACATAATGTGTATGTACATATCCATACATATCTATCattttgtttaattgttttagCAACACTATTGCAACTATAAAACGGCTTTGCTGCAAAGATTCTCGTGTTTGCGCGAGATAAAATGAAATTGTCGGTGCAAACATGCAgcatggagtttgcatgttctaccAATGCTTATTTTCTTCCTTTTATATTTGAGATATATTTACTAGAATTTAGGGCACTCAAAATGAAACTTACAGAAATCATTTGTATGATAAACAATTTATCACTGGTAGTATTTAATTGACTGTTCAGTCAGGTAATACAATTACTCCAGTTAGAGAATGACGTCATTACCACGAGCACAATCACCTTTGGAGAAGCACAACACTTGATTGTCTTGagccaaaaaaaatcatctcaaaTTGCGATATAATAAAAGGCAGCATGCAAAGGCTTAATGTCATTTGatttccaacaaaaaaaaaacagcgtgcCATGTTCTGTCAAATCAATTTCATACAAATCAACCAGGTAGACAATATTTTAGTTTGACGAACCAACCCAAATATTAAGTCTTTAGTGTTTACTGGGACGAGTATAGAATCTAAGCGACAGAACCAAATATTCTTAGACACGTATTCCTAAAAATACTTCTTAAACACAAATATAATAATCAGCAACCAGTGTGTAGTTCATGTTAAATATGAGAAACAGTTGGGACCTTAACAGTCCTGACGAACAAACCCAAAAACATGTACTGATATGACAACTTATGATATGACAGCTTTTCAACATCTGGAAAGTTTCTTCCTTAGAGTTGTTATGTTATGATATTCATAATCCCTGATTTAGGGACTATGGAGTGTTGAATCATAAACATAAATCCGAATTTATTTAAAACTGAATTTATAGTATATCACACTAAATGAACACAAATGTAAAAGGCCACAGAAGCTCCTATAAATCcaaattatatttaaaatttGGGGAAAACACGattaaaaactgttaaaaataTGGACCGATTTAAAGATCAAATCTGAATGAAGTATATGCTATATATCCATTCACCTTGCTTTGCCTCCTTGATCAAATTAACTGCACTCTGAATGTCTTCTTGGACAGCTAAAGGATTCAGCCGTAAACATTCTGACGATACAAAATTTATTGACAAtttctttaatttaaaaaaagtacttGGGCAGCAGCCATTAATTAGATAACACGAATGGATGTTACAGGAGGTTAAAAGGTCACTGCTGCGCCCACGTTTGTACACACGAGCAAATGACAGAGCAGCGCAAATGTCAAGATGAACAGCACAATGGACGAGACGAGTTCTTCTGTATGTTGGCAAACTTGCCGCAGTCTAGAAGAGCACCTTCTTGATGTAGGCCACGGTGGAGACGTTGAGCAGCATGTTGACGTGCTCGTTCCCAGGAAGCTCGTGCAAGGTGACCGGCTGTTTCTGCCTACCCACCCAGCGTTTGCACTGCATGGCGCTCAGCAGGTTGACTGTCCCATCGCCCTCGCCCATCACCACAGTGGGATCCACGTCGGGGAACTTGGAGTTGTACTGGAAGGCTTCCGAGGTGGGAACCCCCGAGCCGTACAAGCAGTGGACGGGCACGCCCGGGGGTGTGAGGTCAAAGAGCAGCGACTCCGTATCCTGACGCATCAGCCAGCCGTCTTCGAAACCGAGGTCAAAGTATAGTCGCTTGTAGTCCATCACGGTATAGTTGATGGTGGGGGTCTGGATCAAAACCTACATACGGATGGATCAGAGTATTAGGTTGGTAGGACTTTTTCTCTGGCCAAACAAGAGTGACACCATAGGCAGACTCCCAGAATTCTCATTCTTTCAGGTCTTTGTCTTTCAGGAAAATGTGGAAAGAACTTCTATTTGCTGTCATTGTATTGACTGTCATTATTTTGTTCTACTCTTAAGGTTAACTTCTGATACCTGATGGCATAGTTGAGGTATTTGTGTCGGGTGGTGTCTCACGAGTCAACCGCTGTGTTCACGGGTTATAAGGAatgctttaaatgtttttacGAGACTGACTTATTTTCCATTACGCCCTGTGCCATAGAAGCAGATTGTTGTGACGTCGTCGTCACACAAGTGTGGTGAGTTTTACGAGCTCAAACGATTAATAAACAAGCGTGCACACCTTATCTTTAGGCCAGGTGTGGGAATAAGGAAGGAGCCAAGAGGTGGACACGGCTGTACGTTGCTGAGTGCGGATCTTCAGCGGTCTGATGACAGGGATGTTGTTATTGTCGCCTGCAACACAAACAGAAAAAGACACCTTTGAGGAACTGGACGGAGACAGAGAGGAACAAAAGGAAGGAGAAATGTGGCTTAGTCAAACCGTGA
The window above is part of the Syngnathus typhle isolate RoL2023-S1 ecotype Sweden linkage group LG7, RoL_Styp_1.0, whole genome shotgun sequence genome. Proteins encoded here:
- the endouc gene encoding uridylate-specific endoribonuclease C, which encodes MTWRICAAFLFGVFLSGLNASRPVLNQELSNLFNELWRLDTNRMTPGVDYTVSVQGRAEFVSPGSQIVLDHASLPLFSNVNEVKMRNTTTISRLLRLLDNYERSTGVAEQVTAVERVETSRFLDAILETEVMKHTHRYLVSKGQSSSNLRHFKNQLLLIWFHLYHRQRNTGPDSCGFEHVFVGEIKSSSEITGFHNWIQFYMQEKGSLLDYKGYKARQHDLPDEDDHVMSLQFSWHSVLKPVGSSFIGTSPEFEMALFTVIFLMNTERSTTVLVNIDQCQMELMVVRHGRSLGTAYPRLLSSNSRHIRQQA